TCTTCCTTCTTATTGGACTTTTCGCCGTTTTATTAATGACTTCTCTCATGATTATTTGACCTCTATTTTTCAAAATCAGGTCAATATCCTCAAAAATATGGGTATTATCTCCGGTGAGTTTATTTCCATGGATTCTACCCCTATTAAAGCTAACACTAAGTTAAATAACCCTAAGTCTTTTTCTAAAAATAAATTCTCTAAAGATAATCAGCCTAAGTCAGATAAGGATTGTAAATTAGGCGTTTATTCTGCTTCTAACGATTCTTCTAATAAACGCTATAAGTTTTATTGGGGCTATAAAAATCACATTATTGTTGATGCTATCTCTGGTTTACCCATCGCTGAAACTACTACCCCCGCTGATGCCCCTGATTTTGAAGCCGCTTTATCTTTGCTTGAGAAGACTAATAAGTGGTTTAACCTTAAGTATGTTAATTTTATTGCCGATAAGGGGTATGATGTTAAGAGAGTTTATAATTTTGTTAGAGATACTCTCCATGGTCATTGTTTTATTCCTCTTAACAAGCGTAATTCTAAAAATCCCCCACTGACTGATGATGGTTATATGGTTTGTGAAGCAGGTATTAAAATGCTCAAAGATGGCAAGCAATATTTTGATGGTTTTATTAAGCAAAAATTTGTTTGCAAGTTCTGTA
The sequence above is a segment of the Thermoanaerobacter ethanolicus JW 200 genome. Coding sequences within it:
- a CDS encoding transposase — its product is MYQLQLLLNIPELFTSQSKIDFYSSMFENLDLSSIPEFPSSSPGRKGYSHHALFRAFIVMKAERFGTISDLLDYLRNNLIIAHLCGFDISKPLPSYWTFRRFINDFSHDYLTSIFQNQVNILKNMGIISGEFISMDSTPIKANTKLNNPKSFSKNKFSKDNQPKSDKDCKLGVYSASNDSSNKRYKFYWGYKNHIIVDAISGLPIAETTTPADAPDFEAALSLLEKTNKWFNLKYVNFIADKGYDVKRVYNFVRDTLHGHCFIPLNKRNSKNPPLTDDGYMVCEAGIKMLKDGKQYFDGFIKQKFVCKFCNSKDDSACPIQHPKYFNGKKHRGCTKYAIISSDYRSSINRDSLYFKAVYKLRIESERYNSRFKALDFEKAYVRNINSVSNLNTFGHITLLTVAIVAIKLGKFDEFRSLVALMQSA